One Methanobrevibacter wolinii SH DNA segment encodes these proteins:
- a CDS encoding Ppx/GppA phosphatase family protein, translated as MLYGIIDIGSNTVRMNVYSYDKKHFSKIFSEKETLGLIAYVKDNKLPKKAIKKLINVLKNMQKDLKVLHIHDFTAFTTASIRNVDNSDEVVQCVKDVIGMNVSILPSEDEAKLSFIGAKKNCSKKDGVVIDSGGGSTEIVIYENNKVIESYSMPIGSLNLFNEYVSHILPNAKEKKLIELRVFKEIEKLNIKYDKKIPFMCGVGGTIRAVNNMLSELGLLKKKDCIPVEMLTELDGKLSNGDRSSYDIILHVKPSRIHTVVPGLLIFKVLTKYFGCNEIQVSKFGVREGFFIENVYKKYIND; from the coding sequence TTGTTATATGGAATTATTGATATTGGTTCAAACACTGTTCGTATGAATGTGTATTCTTATGATAAAAAACATTTTTCAAAAATTTTCTCAGAAAAAGAAACTTTAGGTTTAATTGCATATGTTAAAGATAATAAACTTCCAAAAAAAGCTATTAAAAAATTAATCAATGTTTTAAAAAATATGCAAAAAGATTTAAAAGTTTTACATATTCATGATTTTACTGCATTTACAACTGCATCTATTCGTAATGTAGATAACTCTGATGAAGTAGTTCAATGTGTTAAAGATGTTATTGGAATGAATGTTAGTATTTTACCTTCTGAAGATGAAGCTAAACTTAGTTTTATTGGAGCTAAAAAAAATTGTAGTAAAAAAGATGGAGTAGTTATTGATTCTGGTGGTGGATCTACTGAAATTGTAATATATGAAAATAATAAAGTTATAGAATCTTATAGTATGCCTATAGGTTCATTAAATTTATTTAATGAATATGTTTCACATATTCTTCCTAATGCTAAAGAAAAGAAATTAATTGAATTAAGGGTTTTTAAAGAAATTGAAAAACTTAATATTAAATATGATAAAAAAATTCCATTTATGTGTGGTGTAGGTGGTACTATACGTGCAGTAAATAATATGTTATCTGAACTTGGATTACTTAAAAAGAAAGATTGTATTCCTGTTGAAATGCTTACTGAATTAGATGGAAAATTATCTAATGGTGATAGATCAAGTTATGATATTATTTTACATGTAAAACCTAGTAGAATCCATACAGTTGTACCTGGTTTATTAATTTTTAAAGTATTAACTAAATATTTTGGATGTAATGAAATTCAGGTAAGTAAATTTGGTGTAAGGGAAGGATTCTTTATAGAAAATGTTTATAAAAAATATATTAATGATTAA
- a CDS encoding pyruvate ferredoxin oxidoreductase subunit gamma: MIEIRFHGRGGQGAVTAAEILAKAAFEDGKYAQAFPSFGVERRGAPVAAFTRIDDKPIQLRYQIYNPDHIIVLDDGLANVVDIYSGIKENSDVVINTKHDINSDKVPVYKIDATKIALETLGRPIVNTIILGYFAKKTGIVSIESLEKVIREVFPGKIADKNVTAIKKAYELE, encoded by the coding sequence ATGATTGAAATTCGCTTTCACGGACGTGGAGGTCAAGGTGCTGTAACTGCAGCTGAAATTTTAGCAAAAGCAGCATTCGAAGATGGTAAATATGCACAAGCATTCCCATCTTTTGGAGTAGAAAGAAGAGGAGCACCAGTAGCAGCTTTCACAAGAATTGATGACAAACCAATACAATTAAGATATCAGATTTACAATCCAGATCACATTATTGTACTTGATGATGGATTAGCAAATGTAGTAGATATCTATTCTGGTATTAAAGAAAATAGTGATGTTGTAATAAATACTAAACATGATATTAATAGTGATAAAGTACCAGTATATAAAATTGATGCAACTAAAATTGCACTTGAAACTTTAGGAAGACCTATTGTAAACACTATTATTTTAGGATACTTTGCTAAAAAAACAGGTATTGTAAGTATTGAATCATTAGAAAAAGTTATTAGGGAAGTATTCCCTGGTAAAATTGCTGACAAAAACGTAACAGCTATTAAAAAAGCTTATGAATTAGAATAG
- the porA gene encoding pyruvate synthase subunit PorA, producing the protein MTKKVMTATEAISEAVKLAKPKVIPVYPITPMTTVAEHIADYVANGELDTEYIRVESEHSAMSAAIGASSTGVRTFTATSSQGLMYMHEVLFAAAGMRAPIVLADANRAISAPLCIWNDQQDSIAQRDSGWIQLYAEDGQEALDMVLAGFKVAENENVLLPVMITIDGFIITHTNEVVDIPDQEQVDKFLPDYVPKYSYLDPEKPVTVGSFSDPRFYMEARHAMQVAMDKSIDVFEDAFKDFEEIFGRHHDLIDTYRCEDADIIFVALGSVCSTLRVVIDEMRESGEKVGLVKILSYRPFPGEKINEAVKNASKLAVLDKDISFGVGGALYEDMKTNVDKEMYNFIIGLGGKDITPSTLYEILELTKNPVEKVNWVGIEEDE; encoded by the coding sequence ATGACAAAAAAAGTTATGACAGCAACAGAAGCTATATCCGAAGCTGTAAAATTAGCTAAACCAAAAGTTATTCCTGTTTATCCTATCACACCAATGACTACAGTAGCAGAACATATTGCAGATTATGTAGCTAATGGTGAATTAGATACTGAATATATTAGAGTAGAATCAGAACATTCTGCAATGAGTGCAGCAATTGGAGCAAGTAGTACTGGTGTAAGAACTTTTACCGCAACTTCATCACAAGGATTAATGTATATGCATGAAGTATTATTTGCAGCAGCAGGAATGAGAGCACCTATAGTCTTAGCAGATGCAAACAGAGCAATATCTGCACCATTATGTATTTGGAATGATCAACAAGATTCTATTGCACAAAGAGATTCTGGATGGATTCAACTTTATGCTGAAGATGGACAAGAAGCATTAGATATGGTACTTGCTGGATTTAAAGTAGCAGAAAATGAAAATGTTTTATTACCAGTTATGATAACCATTGATGGATTTATCATTACTCATACAAATGAAGTTGTTGATATTCCAGATCAAGAACAAGTAGATAAATTCTTACCAGATTATGTACCTAAATATTCTTATTTAGACCCAGAAAAACCTGTAACTGTTGGAAGTTTTTCAGATCCAAGATTTTATATGGAAGCAAGACATGCAATGCAAGTTGCAATGGATAAATCAATAGATGTATTTGAAGATGCATTTAAAGATTTTGAAGAAATCTTTGGAAGACATCATGACCTTATTGATACATATAGATGTGAAGATGCAGATATCATATTCGTTGCATTAGGATCTGTTTGTAGTACATTAAGAGTTGTTATTGATGAAATGCGTGAATCTGGAGAAAAAGTAGGACTTGTAAAAATATTATCTTACAGACCATTCCCTGGAGAAAAAATCAATGAAGCTGTTAAAAACGCAAGTAAATTAGCAGTACTTGATAAAGATATTAGTTTTGGTGTTGGTGGAGCATTATATGAAGATATGAAAACCAACGTAGACAAAGAAATGTATAACTTTATTATTGGATTAGGTGGAAAAGATATCACTCCAAGTACCCTTTATGAAATATTAGAATTAACTAAAAACCCAGTTGAAAAAGTTAATTGGGTAGGAATAGAGGAGGATGAATAA
- the porD gene encoding pyruvate synthase subunit PorD, with translation MRPSVGCTNNKPGSTKINKTGSWRTFKPINNQEKCVKCNNCYIFCPEGCIDTEFNINYDYCKGCGICGQECPVNAIEMVIEE, from the coding sequence ATGAGACCATCAGTAGGATGTACAAATAATAAACCAGGTAGTACAAAAATTAACAAAACTGGAAGTTGGAGAACATTTAAACCTATTAACAATCAAGAAAAATGTGTCAAATGTAATAATTGTTACATATTCTGTCCAGAAGGTTGTATAGACACAGAATTTAATATTAATTATGATTATTGTAAAGGATGCGGCATATGTGGACAAGAATGCCCAGTCAATGCTATTGAAATGGTAATTGAAGAATAA